One Zingiber officinale cultivar Zhangliang chromosome 10B, Zo_v1.1, whole genome shotgun sequence genomic window, tgattTCTAAACCTAATTTTGATTATATAAGATCATCTGTTTGATTTGAGAGTTTCTTTATGTATTTCTAATTAGTTTATAAAAGTTTTTTGATTAATAGAtcaatattagagaatatatacatgtgtttaaatttatttaacgCTAAACCTTGAATTTACACTAATATCAACTGAGATTACACTGACTCTAATATCAACCCAAAGTCGGCAAAGCAAAATTGAAGCAGAGGAGAAAACCTCAAGAAGGTCGCGAACATCCACCATCCCTCTCAATTCACACCGCTTCCACTGCCACCGTGTGACGCATGAAGGTAGAACGTCAGCATGGACGTCCGGAGCTTGGCCGGCTGCTGCCGATCGGGTACGGCGGTGGCGAGGAAATCCATCGCCGGCACCAGGACCCTCTCCGACGTCCCCAGCCATTTCGACTGCATGTACTTGTGCTTTCTCCACGGCGCCATGTGCATCTTGTTGTCCTTCATGCACTTCTTCGCCGCGGCGTACACGATCTTCACGACGCTGCGGAGCTTCTCCGCCTTGCCGACGAAGATCTCCGGCAGGCACATCACCAGGCGGCTGTATTCCTGGCTGCTTCGTGCCATCTCGAACTCCGCCCGGAAATTTAGCTCGATGACAAGCCTCACGGGCCCCTTTTTGCCGCTCCTGGTTTCCATCTTCGCGTCGATGTACGTGTGCTCCCCTGTTAATTTGTATCAAAACAGAGAGACATCAGCTATTGTCGATTGTTCtttgattaataaataaatagttcAGAGAATCGACGTTTTCCACTTAGAACTGCACAACGGAGACTGATTATGTATATTAACCTGGAGGAATATCGGGAGATCTCTTCCATTTGGACTTGCACACAGCGCTGTCGTATCCGATCTCATGAAGCTCTTTAGCAATGTATGCTAATGCGCAATTCCGACATTCTTTTACCATTCTGGTCCTGGAGCAAGAGCACACAATGCCGTTCTCTTGCATCTTCCCTACTGCATCCTTTGTTCGCTGCAGCAATTTAACCTCTGCAGAGCTGATCTGAGATAAAGCTTCCTGTAACATATTATTTTCAGAAATGATTAGGACCGTCACTTCCGAAACATGTGGCTAAAAATTGCAAATTTACTAGAAAAGACGTGATTTTCGTccccttttgtttttttttaaatcgagGAAATAGTTAAATACACCTAAAATTTCCCCTTTGAGAAcggagagaagagagggagatcAATAGAAGAAAAAGCTCACATAAAGAAGCTGTTGCTGCGattcccaaaaggcctcattctcTGCGGCGGTTTTCTCACAAGCCCCCTCGTCGTCGCCGCTTTCGCATT contains:
- the LOC122030355 gene encoding uncharacterized protein LOC122030355, encoding MGVEAVDGWMSLSDTVFSFLEEGADESSNGGGGGDDAFECESGDDEGACEKTAAENEAFWESQQQLLYEALSQISSAEVKLLQRTKDAVGKMQENGIVCSCSRTRMVKECRNCALAYIAKELHEIGYDSAVCKSKWKRSPDIPPGEHTYIDAKMETRSGKKGPVRLVIELNFRAEFEMARSSQEYSRLVMCLPEIFVGKAEKLRSVVKIVYAAAKKCMKDNKMHMAPWRKHKYMQSKWLGTSERVLVPAMDFLATAVPDRQQPAKLRTSMLTFYLHASHGGSGSGVN